In Microplitis demolitor isolate Queensland-Clemson2020A chromosome 9, iyMicDemo2.1a, whole genome shotgun sequence, one genomic interval encodes:
- the LOC103576932 gene encoding uncharacterized protein LOC103576932, with protein MKVYLVLLTLAVFDVLGTTTGYPSRVILSNGSAVTNIKGVYEDSIAAASEVHSADYNDSDDSDMYMEPDGAETVNQESKQATKLPVTLSIDEGSLSAVTIAADLETEAHKVEIGPTAQEDKSLEQESQNFFPSFAELFANHRLTYNEQQQQQRYRPNRFLGYFQRDRNNAYQTSASTSKDTQHPLLGSGNFGVIRGGTYYPDEKENDEYNVDESLYNPYYSSSSAARGRSTNYYRNPKPQPVRAGDFFSNFRDFADITAPPKSSFSHLSVVYANRNDTKSSKAEGSTEPRNIIETLKMLEEDNIEDDLMTTTEAPMKKLSQGKRKLLKMKQYHESKARKFRMTVEPLLALS; from the exons ATGGGAGTGCAGTCACAAACATCAAAGGTGTTTATGAG GATTCCATTGCTGCTGCATCTGAGGTTCATAGCGCAGATTACAATGACTCAGATGATTCAGATATGTATATGGAACCAGATGGAGCTGAAACCGTGAATCAAGAATCTAAACAAGCTACAAAACTACCAGTTACACTTTCAATTGACGAAGGATCATTATCTGCAGTGACAATAGCAGCAGATCTGGAAACTGAAGCTCATAAAGTTGAAATAGGACCAACAGCTCAAGAAGATAAAAGTTTAGAACAAGAAAGTCAGAATTTCTTTCCATCATTTGCAGAATTATTTGCCAATCATCGACTAACGTACAAtgaacaacaacagcaacaacgtTATCGCCCAAATCGCTTCCTTGGTTATTTTCAACGTGATCGTAATAATGCCTATCAAACATCAGCATCGACATCCAAAGATACACAACATCCATTACTAGGTTCAGGTAACTTTGGCGTTATACGAGGTGGAACATATTATCCTGACGAAAAAGAAAATGACGAATACAATGTTGATGAAAGTTTATATAATCCTTACTATTCGTCTAGTTCAGCTGCTAGAGGAAgatcaacaaattattatcgGAATCCTAAGCCACAACCAGTGCGTGCTGGggactttttttcaaattttcgtgATTTTGCTGATATTACAGCACCCCCTAAATCTAGCTTCTCACATTTGTCTGTTGTTTATGCTAACAGAAACGACACAAAAAGTAGTAAAGCTGAAGGATCCACAGAACCAAGAAATATTATCGAAACTTTGAAGATGTTAGAAGAAGATAATATTGAGGACGACCTAATGACAACGACTGAAGCACCGATGAAAAAGTTAAGTCAAGGcaaaagaaaacttttaaaaatgaaacaataCCATGAAAGTAAAGCTAGAAAATTTCGTATGACAGTCGAGCCATTGCTTGCTCTAAGTTGA